TATCTTCGCTTtctctgtgtatatattttttctttctctcctttagTCGTCCCCTCCCTTCATCTGTCATGTGTTTAGGTGTGGTCCCAAGAACTCTCTCCAGTTCACAAACATCACTCGGCCTTGTATACGCTTcttttgatcattttattgttGTTCTGACTTATGTTTCCCTTGATTTGATTAAATGTACATGTACAACTTGCGTGATATCgcaaaatatttttggccagGGTCACTCAAAGAACAAAATGGCACTGGATGCGTCTAAATCCTAGATGAAAATTTTATCCCACAAAAGGGAGCCCTACTGAAGGTTAGCATACTTTGACCTTCATAATGTCAAAGgtcttttctctgtttctctctgtttaaCAGAAGTCATTTCCCTGTAATGCTCCCTATACAAGGATTCAGAGAGGGAGAAGCACACGTGCAGCATTAGAAGtctcttgtcttcttcttccCATAAAGATATAAACAGATGACATCACAGGGTGGTCCGCTCTCTGCGTTGAGTCAAAATGAGCCACGCTGAGTGGGTCTCCGTTGGGCTGCCAAACAGATGGCGGTAGCAACATAATGAGGGTTGGAAACAAACTTCAGGAGTTTGTGCAAGAGGATGCAGACGCAAAAGCATCGGCCCTCTCATAAAAATATTGAATAACCACTCATGTTGTAGGTCAGAGTTTGACATACTTGGTCTTTGACCTTTGAAATGTGTCCCCAAAATACTGCGGAAACCAATCATTTTAATTATAGTCCACCCCACAACCACGAGCAACATTTAGCATGTGCTTAGAACTTGTTGGTTAATTAGGTCAAGAAATATTGTAATGTGCGGCCACCCACACTAAAAGAGAGTTGGAACAATTGGCTACTCACAACTGTCTGGCATTTAGGGGGAtttgggggaggggggaggTAGGGAGAGGGATGAGGATGGggcataaaaaaggagaaaatttgCAGCAGTCTGTACCTGTTTGTTGTGTCAAAGCATAAAAAATTTAGTGAAAAGTACAGTAAAAATGGTTCCAATGCTCTCGTTAAAGTGATTGTATTCTGAGTAAAACGCTCTGAAATAATGTAAAGACAAGTGCTACATTTTCTCTACACATTTGCTTATTTATTATAGTAAGATATCTCCAGGAGGTCATTTACTTGTACTAACAattgagtataaaaggtgaCAAATGTTTGCCATCAAtcatagtaacattttctgtaaccctttttttttccacagatgaAGTGTAAAAGAGGCCTCACTTACCTGAGGATATTTGGGACCACCATGTTCGGCGTGTCTCTCCTGGTGGGCATCTCTACAGCCTATATCATGGGCTACCAATTTTTCACTACAGCCAAAAATCACCTATCTTTTGGGCTGTATGGTGCCATTTTGGTTGTTCACCTTATTATCCAGAGCCTCTTTGCACTCTTAGAACACCGCAACATGCGGCGCTCCTTAGAAACACCAATTAAACTGAACAAGTCCTTGGCATTGTGCATCGCTGCGTATCAGGAGGATGAAAACTACCTGAGAAAATGCCTTGTGTCGGTGAAGAGGCTGACATATCCGGGGATCAAAGTTATCATGGTGATCGATGGAAATTCAGACGACGACTTGTACATGATGGAGATTTTTAAGGAGGTCATGGGATCGGAAAGATCGGCCACGTACGTGTGGAGGAGTAATTATCACAGCAGAGGACCCGAGGAGACAGATGAGAGCTACGCTGAGAGCCTTCAGCAGGTGTCCAGGGTTGTGCTGAACAGCAAATGTGTGTGCATCATGCAGAAGTGGGGAGGGAAGAGAGAGGTCATGTATACAGCCTTCAAAGCACTGGGGAGGAGCGTGGATTATGTGCAGGTAAGGCTGAGAAGTTAAATCGCTTAAAATCAGTTAATGCAGGTAATAGGGGAAAAACAATAGCCcctcaaataaaaataatgaaataaatcagAATTATTAAAAattgaactgtacaacaggtgTAATATTACTTTGTGCCTGTGTGTATCTTTGTAGatttgcacacatgcacacacagagctgaCATCTGAAGGACATAgtgaagaaagagagaaaatgtaAGCTACTGTGGTAGATGCAAACTAGGCAAACATAAGCTGATGATAGAGTGAAAGGGAATAGAACGAGAGATGGCTGGAAAGAGAGGAGGGGAGGCTATGCCAAGCCAAATATGGGGTCCACAAAGagtcttttgttttgctttttagcaTGTGCACCGTGTTGTGAAGTGTGGCATGAAGGAGGGCAGCGGTAGCTGATGTCTAAGTGTAATAACAGATCTTTTTCGCAGGGCGTTACGTCATCTACAAATCTGTATCAAAGAAAGGTTAGAAAGGTTTAGCATGTGTTTGTCTCCTGttcagaaaaattaaaaacaatcaaaGGTTATACTTGAGTAACACAGACCTAAGGAGTAAAAGCCTAATAGCTTTAGGAAAACTCAATTCACTAGTGTATTTGGCTAGCGACAGTGTGTTGGTGtggcttaaaaaataaacagtggCTAAAAACATTAACTGCTTGGTAAAGCAATATCCTGCAGGCACTGACTGTTAAACGTATCATGGGCTCTTGTGGGGTGTATAGTACTGTCATATTCAGGAGcataaaagtaattaaaaataagTGGACCCTTTCTCAGTTCAAAATACAAAGAGGTTTTGATCCTTTGTCTTGTATTAGCAGTAACTAACAATGGCAAATGTTAGCTATCATATCACACTTAATGAGAGCTTGTATTACTGTCATATGATGTGTAACCACATTGTAGTGTCATATAATTCAGCCACAATTACCCCCTTTCAAACTGTGTTTACGTAAAGAATAAAAATTACTTGAAGGGTGGTGAGGTCACATGATATAGTATGGGTTGAACATGACTTCACACCTTTTCCTGAATCTACTTGTTAGTGCTAAACAGTGCATGAAAGTTACTTTCCAATGACAGTATTTTTCTTTCCATGACTAAATGATTGCGTTTAAAGTACACAGAATATTTTGTATGGGCATGCTCTGTCAAGactttctctgttttgttaCCAGACACTCAGTCTATGGCTTTAATGATGTTTCAGCATTTTTAGTTAGGTTTGCAATTCCACAGATCTGTTGTTATTACATTCGAAAAGCAGAAACCTAAGGCTAATTCAAAAACTCTCAAGTAACAGTTCTTTGTCCAAAATGCCAAGTATCATTATGTCATTTTTCTTCTGTGATGTTCAGTTGTTAGTGCTACAAAAAGCATTGTGATCAAAGAGTAGGGCTCAACTGATGCTTAATTTATGTAAGAGCatcaaaatgattcaaatggGTCTGCATAACAAAGAAGGGGACTTTGAGAATATGAACTCAGAGCTATAATGCTGTCTAACACCTGCAGCTGGCTTCAGCCTGCCAAAAATCATTTACTTCACAAAAAGTTCAATAGAGCTTACTGCTGCACTGCCAGCAGTCATGCCAATACTTTTCAACCTTAGGAACAGGAGGGACAATGTTTCATGCCTTTTCACTTTAATCAGGCTCTGCCTGTAACAGATGTATTTTGTTAAAAAGGACTGGGCTCTAGGTTTGTTTTCATCACCTGATTTTGTTGGTCAGGAAAATTACCATTTATAGAAGAAAATAGGGAGAGCAAAGAACAACATTAGAGCTATAGTGGGTGGTGAACAAAGTTGAAAGCAGTCCCTCTGGTCTTTGCTGGCGGAGGTTATAAAGTGGCCATGTTGTTGCATTTTAATCAGAGCATTTATGTGTTTTGTTGGATGCatgatatctttttttttcttgtgttattgtgtaattttgattttgatttcacATAAATTTCTTTTGTATGTCAAaattttgtttcgtttttttgtctgtccaaGCAAATTTTTTTCAGGAAGAaaggtttttttctctctttggggAGTTTAGGTCAATTTGAGATCTGTTATGTTTTGCAGAATTAAGCTGAACAAAGAAGACATCTGTAACTATGTTGaagaaaatctaaataaatatatcCTGTGTTGCTAAAACACTGTTAATTTGCTGTTTAACTTGTGTTTTTCTGTAGGTGTGTGACTCTGACACCATGCTGGACCCAGCATCATCAGTGGAGATGGTGAAGGTTTTGGAGGAAGACCCTATGGtgggaggagttggaggagatgTACAGGTAGTTTTCTTTAAAGTTCTGTGAAATTTGAATCTTCTACATTAAACATACAAATTAGGATGTTGTGCTTTAAACTTCATACTTTTTGTCTCTGCTTGTCAACCTACCTGTAGATCCTAAATAAATATGAGTCGTGGATCTCCTTCCTGAGCAGTGTTCGGTACTGGATGGCTTTCAACATTGAGCGGGCTTGCCAGTCCTACTTTGGCTGCGTTCAATGCATTAGCGGGCCTTTAGGAATGTACCGGAACTCTCTCCTGCATGAGTTTATTGAGGACTGGTACAATCAGACCTTCATGGGATCCCACTGCAGTTTTGGGGATGACCGTCATCTCACAAACAGAGTTCTCAGCCTCGGGTATGCAACCAAATACACTGCACGGTCAAAGTGCCTTACAGAGACACCAATTACATATCTGCGGTGGCTCAATCAACAGACACGATGGAGCAAGTCATATTTCAGAGAATGGCTGTACAACTCCATGTGGTTCCACAAACACCATCTATGGATGACTTATGAGGCTGTGATCACTGGCTTCTTCCCATTTTTCCTCATCGCCACTGCGATCCAACTGTTTTACCAAGGAAGGCTCTGgaatattcttttgtttttactcatTGTGCAAGCAGTGGCACTGATTAAGTCATCATTTGCTAGCTGCCTCAGAGGTAACATTGTCATGGTGTTCATGTCATTTTATTCTGTACTGTATATGTCAAGCCTGTTGCCAgcgaaaatgtttgcaatagcAACAATCAACAAGTCTGGATGGGGGACTTCTGGGAGGAAAACAATTGTGGTGAACTTTATCGGTCTGATTCCAATATCAGTATGGTTCACTATCCTTTTCATTGGAATTTTATACACAATAATACAACAGACTAGAAGACCCTTCCCTGACTCAGAAAAGATTGTTTTGATAATAGGGGCAGTCGTCTATGCAAGTTACTGGGTCATACTGTTGACATTATATACAGTGCTCATAAATAAATGTGGGAAAAGGAAGAAGGAAACACACTATGATATGGTGCTGGATGTGTGACTTACAGACTACAATCATGTTTCCCAATGAAACCGGGGGGTTTTCTCACACATCATCTTGTTGTTATACAAATGTATTTTAGCTGTAGAGCAGCTCTGGAGGCAAAGTGAGGTCAACTAAAATGGACAaagaaatagaaatattttctaAACTAAATGCCAGTGGCTGTGGCCATAGCATCCAGGATCCTTGTACATCCTCAAGCTAGCCATTTGACATACTTAAATAAGGTTAAGCTGAAGATCAACTGGTTTAGGCTGATTAGCTAATTTGGATAACTCAGAATGGCAAGATTGTGTTTATTACATTTGGCAGCAAGAGCGCTAGGATTTATAATATTAGCTACCTCTTACCCTTGTCATTTTCACTGGGCTTCATCTAATATTAGCAACTAAGCCAATAAAActggatttttagatgggatTTAACTTGTCCAGTAAGAATATTTTACCTCCAGAGCACTCTCTccagtaaatgtgttttttctcacTTAAACAAGTTTTGTGTTGCCCCCCTCAAATGAAAGCCTAAAGACTGCCCGATTGTCTCCAGTCTCAAACGACTGAACAACATTGACAAAAATCTACATTAAAAGGTGTTGGTAGAAGCTATCACCAGGGCTATATAACTAGTGTAACTGTACCACATACAGAGTGTCTAGTCTGTGTAGATCGCCTAAATAGATAGGGGTGATCTATTTTACCACTTCAAAACTTACAAATCCACCAAAAGTTATTTcactttagtttatttttttattgccaCATGTTCAAGTTAAGTGtaccttttcagtgttttaatctGTTTTGGAAAGAGCTACAGTATCAATTTATGAAGCCAGAAGGAGTGTAGAAAGGACTTTGAAATGGAAAGCTGCGTTCTTTCTTTCAATGCTCTCATGTCATATGGGAAAGATGCAAACTTCCTTGTGCTCTTCACCTGTTACTGTTTCAGGGAGCAAATATAACATCTGGAATTGCCGAAAGAATCAGATAGCCAGACTACTTTGATTCTTATGTAAGCAACAAGAAAGACCTTGGCTGGAAAAAGGTAGGGTTGGAATGTAACCAATGGACTGGCTGTTTAATGTATGCTCAATGTGAAAACATATCATCACCTAATGTTGtggtatatttattattattcccatGTGACATGACTGCAGTATTTTTAGTTTACAAAGTGAAACTGATCACTGAGCAGCAGATTTAATATCTGTCTGATCAGGTGACCAGGTGATGACCACAAGAGAGAGATGACGTATCTTTGCTGCTGtgactgttttacttttacagaaacagtgacttttgttttttcgtCTTTTAACAAGGTTTATTTTAGATGTATGTTGCAAAAGTGGCTAAAACACTATTATTGTTGTCTTTCTACCAGTATGAATTTTAACCACCAAGCAAACAAGATGGACAAGTTCCAGCCCAAAGATTTTGTGATATAAGGATAAAGTGGCTACATCTCTAAGCTGCCTTGCATTCTATTGACTAGCAAGGGGAAAAGTCGATGTGAGATTATGTTAGTGTCCCCTGGGAATAGTACTACCTGCTAATAGGAATGTGAATAAGGGCAGTTGATAGTAGGAAGCAATATTTTGGAATAAGTCCAGTGTTTGCTATAGACCAGAAGCAGACatgaatttacagtcatgtgaaaaagtaagTATGTcagattattattgttattattattattattgttaatattattatttgacAAGCAACCACTTGATCTTCTTTGAAAAGGTGGTATAGTCCAAGAACACCACAAAGGAAAGTTActttttcaacagaaatctcaaTGTTTAATATCTTTTTCAGGAAAAAGCAATTCCTTTGGCATTCACTTGCCACTCTTATACCACTCTTACgtgaaaaaaaatcctcaacGTTTTGTCAAAATGACAAAGATATTAAATGTTTGCTTGttcaaatacattaaaaaaggcAACAGTTTTCATGGGATGTACTTACTTTTTTTGACCGTAATTCATATGCACTTTTACGTCTCTCTCATCATTCTGCGTGATGCTTGACATAATGAAGATTAAATACCTCAGTGGTTCTCTTTGCATTGCATCAAGGTGTCAAGGAGTGCCCTCCAAAGCCTGATGCATTCTGATGGTTTCACGTAATTTATGATCTGTTTGTGATATGATGGGCTCCTTTTTATACACAGTACCTTGTTGAGGCGAAGCTGGATTTTTTTATGCCGTGTCAGCCCTTTGCTGTAGCCGTTTACTTATTTTACTATGTATTTCAATGCATTTTTATATATAGACATTTCCATTCTATTTTTGCTTAGCTACCAAagattctttattttcattcatttttgtaagaaagaaatgaaaaaatgtatttgtgtgcTTTCAACTGTTCTGACAATGACTTGTATATCTGACCAAATAATGTGAAATTTTGAGCTGGGGGGAGGTTCTGCAATagcaacaatttttaaaaaatgcaatttgTAGGGATAAGTTATTGATTTGAAGAAAAGTGGTgaacctttgtttttttttactttgtacttagatagaatacaaaatatttattgaaGGCTGTTCTGTGGTTTGTAGGATTTTGTACTTAGATGTTTTCTGGTATCCATCCAACTCCGAGAGCTTCATATGTCCACACAGCAAAAGCAAATACATCCTGACAAATTTCTGGTTAACACAGATCATATGCAAACCTAACTGATTTGAAGTATTTAAAGAATATAAAGTAATGCCTTCTCTACAATAAGCAATAAACCCAAGCAGTCTGAGAACTTCCATCCAAAATCATTTCAAAACCATTTGcacaaattttttattttaaggttATGACGTGCCTTACAGAACGATGACAAATGAAATATCAAGTGGCATTTTTACACAattttaaagtttgattttttttttccgatGTGTATTGAATGAGACTGACAGTTAACctacaaaaatgttttcatgtcaAACTAGTCATGGGCAGTGTTATCGTAAAGCACTTTTGTGTCgtgccaaataaaaaaactaCTCTTTTCATTTGCTGTCAagagtttttattaaaaatgatttgatttgTTAAAAATCAGAGCATAGTCCTCGTTTCCTCAAAATGTTGTTCTCTTATGATACAATTGTCATTGTCAGCATTATCAGGCTGTCCTAAAAACTCTCTGAAAATCCTTCAGGTGATCCAGGATTTAAAATCTTTAACCTCACTTACAAAGAGTTTAATAATGGGGGCCCATCTGATCTCAAAGACCTAATAGCACCATATCACCctaatagagcactttgctctcagaatGCTGTCTTACTTGTAGTTCCCTCTCTGCGCCTGGTTActaaaggtttcttcctgttaaaaaggaggctttcctttccactgtcaccaagtgtttaCTCCTAGGAGGttgtgtgagttttttcacaAACTTGAGTTT
This sequence is a window from Oreochromis aureus strain Israel breed Guangdong linkage group 11, ZZ_aureus, whole genome shotgun sequence. Protein-coding genes within it:
- the has2 gene encoding hyaluronan synthase 2; translated protein: MKCKRGLTYLRIFGTTMFGVSLLVGISTAYIMGYQFFTTAKNHLSFGLYGAILVVHLIIQSLFALLEHRNMRRSLETPIKLNKSLALCIAAYQEDENYLRKCLVSVKRLTYPGIKVIMVIDGNSDDDLYMMEIFKEVMGSERSATYVWRSNYHSRGPEETDESYAESLQQVSRVVLNSKCVCIMQKWGGKREVMYTAFKALGRSVDYVQVCDSDTMLDPASSVEMVKVLEEDPMVGGVGGDVQILNKYESWISFLSSVRYWMAFNIERACQSYFGCVQCISGPLGMYRNSLLHEFIEDWYNQTFMGSHCSFGDDRHLTNRVLSLGYATKYTARSKCLTETPITYLRWLNQQTRWSKSYFREWLYNSMWFHKHHLWMTYEAVITGFFPFFLIATAIQLFYQGRLWNILLFLLIVQAVALIKSSFASCLRGNIVMVFMSFYSVLYMSSLLPAKMFAIATINKSGWGTSGRKTIVVNFIGLIPISVWFTILFIGILYTIIQQTRRPFPDSEKIVLIIGAVVYASYWVILLTLYTVLINKCGKRKKETHYDMVLDV